The genomic interval TCGAAGGACTGGCGGGTGAATACGTCTACATGCCCGATCGCGGCATGCGGGCGGTGGCTGTCGATAGCCGGGGCGTGCTCGAAGCGCTGTGCGACCTGTACGGCGCCGATCGGCTGGTGCTGGAACTGACCACGGGCAAGCTGATCCCCGACGAAGCTACGGCCGAAGCGGCGCTGGTCGGCGAGGTGGAGTAGCGGCGGCTTCCAGCGCGGCGACAATGGCGGGCGTCACGTCGCGCAGGTCGCAGGCGTGGCAGAAAAGCTCGGCGCCGCGACCGCGGGCGATCAGCGGCACCGGGTTGCGCGTATGCGTGCGCACGCGCAGGTCTTCCAGGTTGCCGTGGTCGCTGGTAACCACAAGCAGGTGGCGTTCGGGATCGAGCAGTTCCAGCAGCGCCGAAAAGAACCGGTCCAGCGAGGCCAGCACCGCCCGTGCTTCGTCCATGTCCTGATGGTGCCCGGCCTGATCCGTCAGAAAGTACTCGAAAAGCACGAAGTGGTGTTGCTGGAGCAGCATTGTCAGATGGCGGGCGGCTTCGGCTTCGTCGATAGGCGTGACCGGGAACCCTGCTTCGTGCAGGCGCCGGCCCGTCAGGTCGGCGGCGACGGCCTCGCCCCGGGCCAGATCCTCCAGCGTGCGGAGCCGCACGTCGGCTTCCCGGCAGCAGCGGGTGGTGACGCTCCAGCGGTCGCGTCGGCGGGCCTGCTCGAAGAATACGGGCGGATAGGCATTGGCAAAAGCTACCGAAAGCCCTCGGGCTTTCAACCGGCGAAAAATGTTATAGCGGGCCAGCACGGCGCGGGTTCGGGAGTGGGCGTAGGGACCGTAGTGGCGTCCGGCGATGCGTGGCGCGTTGAAGCCGGTCAGCAGGGCGGTCTGCCCGGTGCCGCTCTGGGGCAGGCCGGGCATGCCCAGCGTGGCATCCAGGTGACGGAAGACGTGCCGGAGCCTGGAGAACGGTCGCGTCTGGTCTGTCCAGCGCTGGCCGCAGGTGAGCCGTTCAAGGCCGGGCCAGTTCTCTGCGAATGGATTGCGCGGATGCGGTGGGCCCAGCCCGACGCCGTCCAGAAAGACGAACAGCACGTGCGGGCTCATATGATTTTCCGGGCATCATGGTGCATGTGTGCGGCATCCCATGACCCCCTCAGTCGCTTCGCGACAGCTCCCCCTGAAAGGGGGAGCAGGGTCTGTAGGCTACGGCTGGTGGTGGCGACGGGTACCTGGGCGCGTTTCAGCGTCGAAGCTTTCTCGTATGTGCTTCCCCCCTCCCTGCCAGGGAGGGGGCCAGGGGGAGGGTTGCTCCTGCGGGTTGCTGGCACCGACGTTCAGGACGTTGGCGTTGGCGGTTGGCGCCGCTTATTCTGGGCTGAAAGCACGGACACATGGGATGTTGCGCTATCATGTTCCAGTAAATCAGCGATCACATATCACTCGGCCGGGGAGGTGCGGCGGGCCGCTTCGACTACCCATTCAAAGTCCACCGATTCGCGGATAGGGTGCACTTCGGGCATGGTGCGTGTGCTGATGCCGAAGACCGGCCGGTGCGCCTGAACGGCCCAGTCGAGCGCCATATGCTCGGGGGTTTCGTCCCGGGGTTCAACGAAAACCGCCGCCTGGGCCAGCGCAGCCTGCACGAGCGCCCGCTGGCGATCACGCCGGTCGCTGGGCCGCAGTTCCATGAGGAAGGGCGACAGCAGCAGACCGCCGGCCCGCAGCGTGGCAGCGGCCACCGGGCGCATGGGCGGAAGGAGCTGGGCCAGTCCGGTATGGGCGACCATGATGGCCGGATGGGGACGGGGCGCGTTGTGGCAGAGCTTCTGGAGGGCCACATCGAAGCCGGAAAGCGCCCCGGTCACCGGAACGCAGCCGGCTTCGATCAGGTGCAACGTCAGGTCCTGCGCGCGATCGTAGGCCGCATCGGAGATCGGGGGACGGGCCAGCAGCGCGACGGTGGGCTGCGCCAGCAGCTCCAGATTCCCGTAGGCAAAAAGCAGAAATGGACGCTGATGTTCGGGGAGCGCTTCCAGACCGGCAGGCCAGACATCATCGTGCGGCGTCAGCACCC from Rhodothermus marinus carries:
- a CDS encoding alkaline phosphatase family protein, translating into MSPHVLFVFLDGVGLGPPHPRNPFAENWPGLERLTCGQRWTDQTRPFSRLRHVFRHLDATLGMPGLPQSGTGQTALLTGFNAPRIAGRHYGPYAHSRTRAVLARYNIFRRLKARGLSVAFANAYPPVFFEQARRRDRWSVTTRCCREADVRLRTLEDLARGEAVAADLTGRRLHEAGFPVTPIDEAEAARHLTMLLQQHHFVLFEYFLTDQAGHHQDMDEARAVLASLDRFFSALLELLDPERHLLVVTSDHGNLEDLRVRTHTRNPVPLIARGRGAELFCHACDLRDVTPAIVAALEAAATPPRRPAPLRP
- a CDS encoding DNA-processing protein DprA gives rise to the protein MTASTLFALTLARLLPDDWTATGWLVRHVGSFEALSSQPPEALRNHLGHRPEGIRLLAQLSNAAFLQKMQEQAKAELATLITKRIRVLTPHDDVWPAGLEALPEHQRPFLLFAYGNLELLAQPTVALLARPPISDAAYDRAQDLTLHLIEAGCVPVTGALSGFDVALQKLCHNAPRPHPAIMVAHTGLAQLLPPMRPVAAATLRAGGLLLSPFLMELRPSDRRDRQRALVQAALAQAAVFVEPRDETPEHMALDWAVQAHRPVFGISTRTMPEVHPIRESVDFEWVVEAARRTSPAE